One Pseudomonas sp. C27(2019) DNA window includes the following coding sequences:
- a CDS encoding GGDEF domain-containing protein, with translation MDNNKNMQFDIRTLLVAVTLATAFCAGARLLLWRMHPTIPGLGRWALAGGCAVISFVLILSYGILHWQPFLSLAQVSIVIGLLMSWDGFRRFIDKPALTTPVLLGITAAGLIWAAIAQAQHLAGAVVVGNAFLVATLSFLIARDLLLWPKGNTPVIRSTGGVFAINGIIFLIRAVVALDSPQTVDLLNPDGVAAAMLLWLLCSMIAITLGMVLMTTEHLQSVLNNQANHDPLTGALNRRSFGVLYEQAAVHSRRHQLPLSVLMIDLDNFKQVNDQLGHDFGDKVLCSFVAVAQKVLREDDVFCRFGGEEFVALLPSTSSETALVVADRLRSAFAIDSASLGAKVNHAPFAITASIGIAELEQDERFESFIRRADTALYRAKDNGRNRCEKAG, from the coding sequence GTGGATAATAATAAAAATATGCAGTTTGATATCCGCACATTATTGGTTGCAGTGACGCTAGCAACCGCGTTTTGCGCTGGTGCTAGGCTTTTGCTGTGGCGCATGCATCCGACTATCCCAGGGCTTGGCCGCTGGGCTTTGGCGGGTGGTTGTGCTGTCATCAGCTTTGTCTTGATCCTGTCCTATGGAATATTGCATTGGCAGCCATTTTTATCATTGGCGCAGGTATCTATAGTCATTGGTCTGCTGATGAGTTGGGATGGTTTCCGACGTTTTATTGATAAGCCCGCGCTAACGACTCCTGTTTTGCTTGGGATAACGGCCGCTGGCTTAATTTGGGCCGCAATAGCACAGGCGCAGCACTTGGCAGGTGCTGTGGTAGTCGGTAATGCTTTTCTGGTGGCGACCTTATCATTCTTGATCGCTCGTGATTTACTCCTTTGGCCTAAGGGAAACACACCTGTTATACGCTCCACAGGCGGTGTTTTTGCCATCAATGGGATTATTTTTCTGATACGCGCCGTTGTTGCTCTGGACAGTCCGCAAACAGTTGACCTATTGAATCCAGATGGTGTGGCTGCTGCCATGCTGCTTTGGCTATTGTGCTCGATGATTGCCATCACGCTGGGGATGGTATTGATGACAACCGAACACCTCCAGTCTGTTCTCAATAACCAAGCCAACCATGATCCTTTAACCGGCGCGCTTAATCGACGCTCATTTGGCGTGCTGTATGAGCAGGCGGCAGTTCATTCCCGCCGTCATCAATTGCCCTTGAGTGTATTAATGATAGATCTGGATAATTTCAAACAGGTCAATGACCAACTGGGCCATGATTTTGGTGACAAAGTGTTGTGCAGCTTCGTGGCGGTTGCTCAGAAAGTGCTCAGAGAAGACGATGTTTTTTGCCGTTTCGGTGGTGAGGAGTTTGTTGCGCTATTACCCAGTACCTCTTCTGAGACGGCGCTGGTTGTGGCCGACCGATTGCGTAGCGCCTTTGCAATAGACTCGGCGTCTTTAGGCGCTAAAGTTAATCATGCGCCCTTTGCAATTACGGCCAGTATTGGCATTGCCGAGCTTGAGCAAGATGAGCGTTTCGAAAGCTTTATTCGTCGCGCAGATACTGCTTTGTACCGCGCTAAAGATAATGGGCGTAATCGTTGCGAAAAAGCAGGGTAA
- a CDS encoding DUF3817 domain-containing protein, with product MLKFFRVASLVEGTSYLLILCVTLGFISRDYVSSLGMGHGVLFIVYLLLSILVTRQQGWSIRVWLLLFLSAFIPFAFVPVEMFLQKEIRKNPSFA from the coding sequence GTGTTAAAGTTTTTTAGAGTCGCGAGTCTAGTCGAGGGCACGTCTTACTTGCTCATACTGTGTGTCACGCTGGGTTTTATTAGTCGTGATTACGTATCCAGCTTGGGTATGGGGCACGGCGTATTGTTTATTGTGTATTTGCTGCTTTCAATCCTAGTGACACGCCAACAAGGCTGGTCTATACGTGTTTGGCTGCTGTTGTTTTTGTCAGCATTTATTCCATTTGCTTTTGTGCCTGTTGAAATGTTTTTACAAAAAGAAATACGCAAAAACCCAAGCTTTGCGTAA
- a CDS encoding cyclopropane-fatty-acyl-phospholipid synthase family protein, with protein MWDQRYKEEGFAYGTAPNDFLKAEYSKIPKGGKVLCLAEGEGRNAVFLAKQGYSVTAVDQSVVGLEKAQDFAAENGVEITTVVADLADYDLGTEVWDGIVSIAAHVPPQLRKDLHGQVIKALKAGGVFILEGYTEQQIEAEGVGGPPASQKQLFMSLDELKIELNGLDFVVGAEVERHISEGKYHQGKSAVVQVVACKTD; from the coding sequence ATGTGGGACCAACGTTATAAAGAAGAAGGCTTTGCCTACGGCACTGCCCCAAATGATTTTCTCAAAGCCGAATATTCCAAAATCCCCAAGGGTGGGAAAGTACTGTGCTTAGCCGAGGGCGAAGGTCGCAATGCTGTTTTTTTGGCTAAGCAGGGTTATTCAGTCACGGCTGTTGATCAGTCCGTTGTGGGCTTGGAAAAGGCACAAGATTTTGCTGCTGAGAATGGCGTAGAAATTACAACGGTAGTTGCCGACTTGGCGGATTATGATTTGGGTACTGAGGTTTGGGATGGCATCGTTTCTATCGCTGCACATGTTCCGCCTCAGTTACGCAAAGACTTGCATGGACAAGTTATAAAGGCTTTGAAAGCTGGCGGGGTCTTTATTTTAGAAGGCTACACTGAGCAGCAAATCGAAGCAGAAGGCGTCGGTGGCCCACCAGCGTCACAAAAGCAATTATTTATGTCGCTTGATGAGTTAAAGATTGAACTCAACGGGTTGGACTTTGTTGTAGGTGCTGAAGTAGAGCGGCATATCTCAGAAGGTAAGTATCATCAGGGCAAGAGTGCTGTTGTGCAGGTGGTTGCCTGTAAAACTGACTAG
- a CDS encoding Dps family protein, which yields MTDIDIGINKESRLEIAEGLKRLLADSYTLYLQTHNFHWNVTGAQFRELHLMFEEHYTELATAVDDIAERIRTLGVAAPGTYKEFAKLSSIKEVDGVPSSLEMVDLLHKGHEQVVRTARQVLKTAQAADDESTAALVSDRMRIHEKTSWMLRVTKK from the coding sequence ATGACTGATATAGATATTGGTATAAACAAAGAAAGTCGTTTAGAAATTGCAGAAGGCCTAAAGCGTTTGCTGGCAGACTCTTACACACTGTACTTGCAAACACACAACTTTCATTGGAACGTTACTGGCGCACAGTTTCGTGAATTACATTTAATGTTTGAAGAGCATTACACCGAGTTGGCTACAGCGGTTGATGATATTGCTGAGCGTATTCGTACACTGGGTGTTGCGGCGCCAGGTACATACAAAGAGTTTGCAAAGCTAAGCTCAATCAAAGAAGTTGACGGTGTGCCCAGTTCATTAGAAATGGTTGACTTGTTGCATAAAGGCCACGAGCAAGTTGTACGCACGGCCCGTCAAGTTTTAAAAACAGCACAAGCTGCTGATGATGAGTCTACAGCAGCACTTGTTTCTGACCGTATGCGCATTCATGAGAAAACATCATGGATGCTGAGAGTTACTAAGAAATAA